One Micromonospora eburnea genomic region harbors:
- a CDS encoding AAA domain-containing protein: MVAGLAVPPAIEAERVITAVLTDLRSGAHRGVVVDSPPGAGKSTLVVRAAVELAAAGEPLIIVAQTNEQVDDLIDRLARKAPELRIGRLSATDYRPSERVEGHETVRVAAKVADLAASAVVIGTAAKWATVAEGVWPWAIVDEAYQMRSDALLRVAGRFERALFVGDPGQLDPFSTVETARWTGLTWDPMQSAVVTLLRHNPELPVHRLPVSWRLPATAAPVVAEAFYPFTGFRAGTRLADRALSFTEPGPGDGYDATVEVAAATGWGLYELPAGHTPRTDGEAAAACAGLALRMLRRGAVAVSEQAPGGAPVTADRIAVGAAHRDQAAAIRARLGEAGAGITVDTANRLQGREYDVTIVLHPLSGRRDATAFHLESGRLCVLASRHRHACVVVARAGITELLDAHPSTERVHLDVPVKFPDGWAANQAMLTHLAAHR; the protein is encoded by the coding sequence ATGGTCGCTGGGCTCGCGGTGCCGCCCGCGATCGAGGCGGAGCGGGTCATCACCGCCGTGCTGACCGACCTGCGTTCCGGCGCGCACCGGGGCGTCGTGGTCGACTCCCCGCCCGGCGCGGGCAAGTCCACCCTGGTGGTGCGGGCCGCCGTCGAACTGGCCGCCGCCGGCGAGCCGCTGATCATCGTGGCGCAGACCAACGAGCAGGTCGACGACCTCATCGACCGCCTCGCCCGCAAGGCCCCCGAGCTGCGTATCGGGCGGCTCTCCGCCACCGACTACCGGCCGTCCGAGCGGGTCGAGGGCCACGAGACGGTCCGGGTCGCCGCGAAGGTCGCCGACCTGGCCGCATCGGCCGTCGTCATCGGTACGGCCGCCAAATGGGCCACCGTCGCCGAGGGCGTCTGGCCGTGGGCGATCGTGGACGAGGCGTACCAGATGCGCTCGGACGCCCTGCTGCGCGTGGCCGGCCGGTTCGAGCGGGCGCTGTTCGTCGGCGACCCCGGGCAGCTCGACCCGTTCTCCACCGTCGAGACCGCGCGCTGGACCGGCCTGACCTGGGATCCCATGCAGTCGGCGGTGGTCACGCTGCTGCGGCACAACCCGGAGCTGCCGGTGCACCGGCTGCCGGTGTCCTGGCGGCTGCCGGCCACCGCGGCACCGGTGGTGGCGGAGGCGTTCTATCCGTTCACCGGCTTCCGGGCCGGCACCCGCCTCGCCGACCGGGCGCTGTCGTTCACCGAACCCGGGCCCGGCGACGGGTACGACGCGACCGTGGAGGTGGCCGCCGCCACCGGCTGGGGGCTGTACGAGCTGCCGGCCGGGCACACGCCGCGTACCGATGGCGAGGCCGCGGCGGCCTGCGCGGGTCTCGCCCTGCGGATGCTGCGGCGCGGCGCGGTCGCGGTCTCCGAGCAGGCACCCGGCGGCGCGCCCGTCACGGCCGACCGGATCGCCGTCGGCGCCGCCCACCGCGACCAGGCGGCGGCGATCCGGGCCCGGCTCGGCGAGGCCGGCGCGGGCATCACCGTCGACACCGCCAACCGGCTCCAGGGCCGGGAGTACGACGTGACGATCGTGCTGCACCCGCTGTCCGGCCGGCGCGACGCGACCGCGTTCCACCTGGAGTCGGGGCGGTTGTGCGTGCTCGCCTCCCGGCACCGGCACGCGTGCGTCGTGGTGGCGCGGGCCGGGATCACCGAGCTGCTCGACGCGCACCCGTCGACCGAGCGGGTGCACCTGGACGTGCCGGTCAAGTTCCCGGACGGCTGGGCGGCCAACCAGGCGATGCTCACCCACCTCGCCGCACACCGCTGA
- a CDS encoding MaoC family dehydratase N-terminal domain-containing protein, with product MPVDPDQARALTFAPITVTVERGRLRFFAKAVGETNPVYVDLDAARQAGHRDLPVPPTFFFSLEMEGPDSWAYLAELGVDLRRVLHGEQSFTYHSMVYAGDTVALRTRIVDVYAKKGGALEFLVRRTDITRGGDLVAEATSVIVVRNPEAAR from the coding sequence ATGCCCGTCGACCCGGACCAGGCCAGGGCGCTGACGTTCGCGCCGATCACCGTCACCGTGGAGCGCGGCCGGCTGCGGTTCTTCGCCAAGGCCGTCGGCGAGACCAATCCGGTGTACGTCGACCTGGACGCCGCCCGGCAGGCGGGCCACCGCGACCTGCCCGTACCACCCACGTTCTTCTTCAGCCTCGAAATGGAGGGGCCGGACTCGTGGGCGTACCTCGCCGAGCTGGGCGTCGACCTGCGCCGGGTCCTGCACGGCGAGCAGTCGTTCACCTACCACTCGATGGTGTACGCCGGCGACACCGTCGCGCTGCGCACCCGGATCGTCGACGTGTACGCCAAGAAGGGCGGCGCGCTGGAGTTCCTGGTCCGCCGGACCGACATCACGCGCGGCGGTGACCTGGTGGCCGAGGCGACCTCTGTCATCGTCGTACGCAACCCGGAGGCAGCCCGATGA
- a CDS encoding MaoC/PaaZ C-terminal domain-containing protein produces the protein MTTAGIQVGTELPPLRLPPVSRATLALFAGASGDHNPIHIDLDVARSAGLDDVFAHGMLSMAYLGRLLTNWVPQDRIRSYRVRFTAITPVHGTPTCTGRVVAVADGLATVELAVTLADGTTTLTGEAVIDLT, from the coding sequence ATGACCACAGCAGGCATCCAGGTCGGCACCGAGCTGCCGCCGCTGCGGCTCCCGCCGGTGTCCCGGGCCACGCTGGCGCTCTTCGCCGGCGCCTCCGGCGACCACAACCCGATCCACATCGACCTCGACGTGGCCCGCTCCGCCGGGCTCGACGACGTGTTCGCCCACGGCATGCTCTCCATGGCGTACCTGGGTCGGCTGCTGACCAACTGGGTGCCGCAGGACCGGATCCGTTCGTACCGGGTGCGCTTCACCGCTATCACCCCGGTGCACGGCACGCCGACCTGCACCGGCCGGGTCGTCGCCGTCGCGGACGGGCTGGCCACCGTCGAACTCGCCGTCACCCTCGCCGACGGCACCACGACGCTGACCGGCGAGGCGGTCATCGACCTGACCTGA
- a CDS encoding fibronectin type III domain-containing protein: protein MHPSADGHPGPVHLPGRFRRRGGIARLALVVPLTLALLVSPATVARAAPPPGGMSAAQLTAAFAGYGDTSGRWNGGDSTASVELPDGRVAWLFSDTFVGPVNADGSRPPFQPMIHNSMVVQDGDALTETLTGGTAEEPRSLVGGEHDGDPAEAGHWVADGTVEGTTLRVLYNHYRRTGTHPLDVKLSGTSLASFDLPDLTLRSLTPLPLSDRIAWGSAILEDGDTTYVYGTSLLNDAGPVKSVYLAKVAAGQLAGAWQFWTGAGWSERESDAARLMGGVTTAFGVQKVGGQYVLVTVDGNLVFNSEVVAYTATSPTGPFTGPIHLFRAPEPQPGREVIVYDARLHPGLARSGKLLVSYNVNSLADGDNQTDARLYRPRFTEVDWPRPAPDPATLPPVPAGLTVAADQQRNARLTWTASPGATGYRIYRRDVSYGQSHPVRLPNDLPASPFTDAGLADGHLYEYSVASVNANGESARSAPVAVTARGGPTQEGTFQTAPEGSAVTGSYLVDLRDSAAAGEYGIKEIADRLVARYGGSLKYVYSAGLGGFSVSGMTDAQARQLATDPAVEVVEEDRQGSVAGAGGVQADPPSWGLDRIDGKVDQRYVYPSTGAGVTAYVIDSGIMTTHADFGAQRAEFGYSVFQNAPLGCKAHGTHVAGIIGGSTYGVAKDVRLVDVQVSCDGLLASDLVKGVDWVTEHAKLPAVANMSVVVPAVEEANGVVKAVQGMIDKGVTVVAAAGNDNGDARSRMPAAMPEVITVGATNSGDERWDEQSRGSNYGPVLDLFAPGADITSAWIGYDHDEEVGSGTSQAAPHVAGAAALVLQAHKNYTPEQVTAALLGQAEADVVRNPGNGSPNLLLRVAPPLNEAPTGLTATPADDGTINLAWQPVNADGVSYQVSQRDVTAGQPTATPWDTNVWSGTTAVARALVPDHTYEFTVAAVNTMAVSPQSNVATAKSTIAPPPAPSGLTATAQGNGTIKLTWTEPQPDVWYWVYQRDVTADEQEFTKLPLPLTECCSLEAGFLVHGHRYEFKVSATNRGGEGPASEPASATAYFDAPAPPTNLRATPGDGRATLTWDPSPTDDVWYWVYQRDVTENEGWEQLPLPLSDCCTLTAQFLANGHEYEFKVTATRGSESVASNVVRVKPMPAKPGKPTNLRLQPLGTGEITLTWDAPGPDLYYRVYWRDVTAGETTFRRSDLPTDKTTATWGLLTHLHVYEFKVTGENLSGEGPASDPVQAKSQVALPKAPTNLRATTAGSLEIDLSWDAPGPNVLYWVYWRDVTAGETTFRKSQYPTDQTEATWQYLTDKHVYEFKVSATTAAGEGPASATARATAVGIAPQPPTNLKATPGDGVVRLTWTASTTAGVNYVVYLRDTSKGQSWQKLPYPVGSCCTFTAEYLTNGDTYEFKVAATNAGGESKPSNVVTAKPMPPFPQPPTNLRATAGNGEVKLAWSASPTPQVYYWIEYRKAGGSWTRLKYPLSTCCTFTVDYLNNGTTYEFRVRATNVAGDSNPSNVDSARPMPPFPQPPSNLSATAAGDGKVKLTWSASPTSQVYYWIEYRKAGGSWIRMEYPVTTCCSFTAKYLTNGVTYEFRVRATNLAGTSAASNADSARPMPPFPQPPSNLRATPGDSQVKLTWSASSTPNVLYNVYQRDASLNGWWEKLPYPISKTSLTAQYLANGHRYDFKITAINVAGESKASNIVTVMPRWADGTTTPPARVTSSWILNDYQGIEAIQRDDVTASVQGTRSGDYIRLNGDWNTRNGKTLLSGIFWYNIIDCVEGYSVAHDNLVYEVGPETHGGISFQYRMNPQRTYKVEVHGQGDLTYSGGIHGKFALHPPGRIIPFIAETACF from the coding sequence ATGCATCCGAGCGCAGATGGACACCCTGGACCTGTTCACTTACCGGGCCGTTTCCGGCGGCGCGGCGGGATCGCGCGGCTCGCGCTGGTCGTACCGCTGACGCTGGCCCTGCTCGTCTCGCCGGCGACCGTCGCCCGGGCCGCCCCGCCCCCCGGCGGCATGTCAGCGGCACAGCTCACCGCGGCCTTCGCCGGATACGGCGACACCAGTGGCCGGTGGAACGGCGGTGACAGCACCGCCTCGGTCGAGCTTCCCGACGGCCGGGTGGCCTGGCTCTTCTCGGACACCTTCGTGGGGCCGGTCAACGCCGACGGCTCCCGCCCGCCCTTCCAGCCGATGATCCACAACTCGATGGTGGTCCAGGACGGCGACGCGCTCACCGAAACGCTCACCGGCGGTACGGCGGAGGAGCCGAGGTCGCTGGTCGGCGGGGAACACGACGGCGACCCGGCCGAGGCCGGGCACTGGGTGGCCGACGGCACGGTCGAGGGCACCACGCTACGGGTGCTCTACAACCACTACCGACGGACCGGGACACACCCGCTCGACGTGAAGCTGAGCGGCACCTCGCTCGCCTCCTTCGACCTGCCGGACCTGACCCTGCGCTCGCTGACGCCGCTGCCACTGTCGGACCGGATCGCCTGGGGCTCGGCGATCCTGGAGGACGGCGACACCACGTACGTCTACGGCACGAGCCTGCTCAACGACGCCGGCCCGGTGAAGTCCGTCTACCTGGCGAAGGTCGCGGCCGGCCAGCTCGCCGGTGCCTGGCAGTTCTGGACCGGCGCCGGCTGGTCGGAGCGGGAGTCCGACGCCGCGCGGCTGATGGGCGGGGTGACCACGGCGTTCGGCGTGCAGAAGGTCGGCGGCCAGTACGTCCTGGTCACCGTCGACGGCAACCTGGTGTTCAACTCGGAGGTCGTGGCCTACACGGCCACCTCGCCCACCGGCCCGTTCACCGGCCCGATCCACCTGTTCCGGGCGCCCGAGCCGCAGCCCGGCCGGGAGGTCATCGTCTACGACGCCCGCCTCCACCCCGGGCTGGCCCGGTCCGGGAAACTCCTGGTCTCGTACAACGTCAACAGCCTCGCCGACGGCGACAACCAGACCGACGCCCGCCTCTACCGGCCCCGGTTCACGGAAGTGGACTGGCCCCGGCCGGCCCCCGATCCGGCGACCCTGCCGCCGGTCCCGGCCGGGCTGACCGTCGCCGCCGACCAGCAGCGCAACGCCCGGCTCACCTGGACCGCCTCGCCCGGCGCCACCGGATACCGGATCTACCGGCGCGACGTCTCGTACGGCCAGAGCCACCCGGTGCGGCTGCCGAACGACCTGCCGGCGTCGCCCTTCACCGACGCCGGCCTGGCCGACGGCCACCTGTACGAGTATTCGGTCGCCTCGGTCAACGCCAACGGCGAGAGCGCCCGGTCGGCCCCGGTGGCGGTCACCGCCCGGGGCGGCCCGACCCAGGAAGGCACCTTCCAGACCGCGCCGGAGGGCAGCGCCGTCACCGGGTCGTACCTCGTGGATCTACGCGACAGCGCCGCCGCCGGTGAGTACGGCATCAAGGAGATCGCCGACCGGCTGGTCGCCCGCTACGGCGGAAGCCTGAAGTACGTCTACTCCGCCGGCCTCGGCGGCTTCTCGGTCAGCGGAATGACGGACGCCCAGGCACGGCAACTGGCTACCGACCCGGCGGTCGAGGTGGTCGAGGAGGACCGACAGGGAAGCGTGGCGGGGGCCGGCGGGGTCCAGGCTGACCCGCCCTCATGGGGTCTCGATCGCATCGACGGCAAGGTTGACCAGCGCTATGTCTACCCGTCGACGGGTGCCGGGGTGACCGCGTACGTGATCGACTCCGGCATCATGACCACCCATGCCGATTTCGGCGCACAGCGGGCGGAGTTCGGCTACAGCGTCTTCCAGAACGCCCCCCTCGGCTGCAAGGCCCACGGCACCCACGTCGCCGGAATCATCGGCGGATCGACATACGGGGTGGCCAAGGACGTTCGCCTCGTCGATGTTCAGGTTTCGTGCGACGGGCTCCTGGCGAGCGATCTCGTCAAGGGCGTGGACTGGGTGACCGAGCACGCCAAGCTGCCCGCGGTGGCGAACATGAGTGTCGTTGTGCCGGCCGTCGAGGAAGCCAACGGCGTCGTCAAGGCGGTGCAGGGCATGATCGACAAGGGTGTCACGGTTGTCGCGGCAGCCGGTAACGACAACGGCGACGCCCGGTCGAGGATGCCTGCGGCGATGCCGGAGGTGATCACTGTCGGGGCCACCAACAGCGGAGACGAACGCTGGGACGAGCAATCGAGGGGCAGCAACTACGGACCTGTCCTCGACCTCTTCGCACCAGGCGCCGACATCACGTCGGCCTGGATCGGGTACGACCACGACGAAGAGGTCGGCAGTGGCACGTCCCAGGCGGCACCGCACGTCGCCGGTGCGGCGGCGCTGGTGCTGCAGGCGCACAAGAACTACACGCCCGAGCAGGTGACCGCCGCGCTCCTGGGGCAGGCCGAAGCGGACGTGGTCCGCAATCCCGGCAACGGCTCCCCCAACCTGCTGCTGCGGGTCGCGCCGCCGCTGAACGAGGCGCCGACCGGCCTCACCGCCACCCCCGCCGACGACGGCACCATCAACCTCGCCTGGCAGCCGGTCAACGCCGACGGGGTCAGCTACCAGGTCTCCCAGCGGGATGTGACCGCCGGGCAGCCGACTGCCACGCCGTGGGACACCAACGTCTGGAGCGGCACCACGGCGGTCGCTCGGGCCCTTGTGCCCGACCACACCTACGAGTTCACCGTGGCCGCGGTGAACACCATGGCGGTCAGCCCGCAGTCGAACGTGGCCACCGCGAAGTCGACCATCGCCCCGCCGCCCGCGCCGAGCGGGCTGACCGCGACCGCCCAGGGCAACGGCACCATCAAGCTCACCTGGACCGAACCGCAACCGGACGTCTGGTACTGGGTGTACCAGCGCGACGTGACCGCCGACGAGCAGGAGTTCACCAAGCTGCCGCTGCCACTCACCGAGTGCTGCTCCCTGGAGGCCGGGTTCCTCGTCCACGGCCACCGGTACGAGTTCAAGGTCTCCGCGACCAACCGGGGCGGGGAGGGGCCGGCGTCGGAGCCGGCGAGCGCGACCGCCTACTTCGACGCGCCGGCGCCTCCGACGAATCTGCGAGCCACCCCGGGGGACGGGCGGGCCACCCTGACCTGGGATCCGTCACCTACCGACGACGTCTGGTACTGGGTCTACCAGCGAGACGTCACGGAGAACGAGGGGTGGGAGCAACTTCCGCTGCCGCTCAGCGACTGCTGCACGCTGACCGCGCAGTTCCTGGCCAACGGGCACGAGTACGAGTTCAAGGTGACCGCCACCCGGGGCTCGGAGAGCGTCGCGAGCAACGTCGTCCGGGTCAAGCCCATGCCCGCGAAACCGGGCAAGCCGACCAACCTGCGTCTGCAACCGCTAGGGACCGGGGAGATCACCCTGACCTGGGACGCCCCCGGCCCCGATCTCTACTACCGCGTCTACTGGCGGGACGTGACCGCCGGGGAGACCACCTTCCGCCGCAGCGACCTGCCGACCGACAAGACGACCGCGACCTGGGGCCTCCTCACCCACCTGCACGTGTACGAGTTCAAGGTCACCGGCGAGAACCTGTCCGGCGAGGGGCCGGCGTCCGACCCGGTGCAGGCCAAGAGCCAGGTCGCGCTGCCCAAGGCACCCACCAACCTGCGGGCCACCACCGCGGGGAGCCTGGAGATCGACCTGTCCTGGGACGCCCCCGGGCCGAACGTGCTCTACTGGGTGTACTGGCGGGACGTTACGGCGGGCGAGACCACCTTCCGCAAGTCGCAGTATCCGACCGACCAGACCGAGGCGACCTGGCAGTACCTGACCGACAAGCATGTGTACGAGTTCAAGGTCAGCGCCACCACCGCCGCGGGTGAGGGACCGGCGTCGGCGACGGCACGGGCCACCGCGGTCGGCATCGCGCCGCAGCCACCGACGAACCTGAAGGCGACACCCGGCGACGGCGTCGTCCGGCTCACCTGGACCGCCAGCACCACCGCCGGCGTCAACTACGTCGTCTACCTGCGGGACACCTCCAAGGGGCAGTCCTGGCAGAAGTTGCCGTACCCGGTCGGCTCCTGCTGCACCTTCACGGCGGAGTACCTGACCAACGGCGACACCTACGAGTTCAAGGTGGCCGCGACGAACGCGGGTGGGGAGAGCAAGCCGTCGAACGTGGTGACGGCGAAGCCCATGCCGCCGTTCCCGCAACCGCCGACGAACCTGCGGGCCACCGCGGGCAACGGCGAGGTGAAGCTCGCCTGGTCGGCGAGCCCCACCCCGCAGGTCTACTACTGGATCGAGTACCGCAAGGCGGGTGGCTCCTGGACCCGGTTGAAGTACCCGCTGAGCACCTGCTGCACGTTCACGGTGGACTACCTGAACAACGGCACCACCTACGAGTTCCGGGTCCGCGCCACCAATGTCGCGGGCGACAGCAACCCGTCGAACGTGGACAGCGCCCGCCCGATGCCGCCCTTCCCGCAGCCGCCGTCCAACCTGTCGGCGACCGCGGCGGGCGACGGAAAGGTCAAGCTGACCTGGTCGGCGAGCCCCACGTCGCAGGTCTACTACTGGATCGAGTACCGCAAGGCCGGCGGCTCCTGGATCCGCATGGAGTATCCGGTCACCACCTGCTGCTCGTTCACCGCCAAGTACCTCACCAACGGCGTCACCTACGAGTTCCGGGTCCGGGCCACCAACCTCGCCGGCACCAGCGCCGCCTCGAACGCCGACAGCGCCCGCCCGATGCCGCCCTTCCCGCAGCCGCCGTCGAACCTGCGGGCGACCCCGGGCGACAGCCAGGTCAAACTGACCTGGTCGGCCAGCTCGACCCCGAACGTGCTGTACAACGTGTACCAGCGCGACGCGAGCCTGAACGGCTGGTGGGAAAAGCTGCCGTACCCGATCAGCAAGACCTCGCTCACCGCCCAGTACCTGGCCAACGGACACCGATACGACTTCAAGATCACCGCGATCAACGTGGCCGGGGAGAGCAAGGCGTCGAACATCGTGACCGTCATGCCCCGCTGGGCGGACGGGACGACCACCCCTCCGGCGAGGGTGACCAGCAGCTGGATTCTCAACGACTATCAGGGCATCGAAGCGATCCAGCGCGACGACGTCACCGCCTCGGTGCAGGGCACCCGGTCCGGCGACTACATCCGGCTGAACGGGGACTGGAACACCAGAAACGGCAAGACGCTACTCTCCGGCATCTTCTGGTACAACATCATCGACTGCGTGGAGGGCTACAGCGTCGCGCACGACAACCTGGTCTATGAGGTCGGTCCGGAAACCCACGGCGGCATCAGTTTCCAGTACCGGATGAATCCGCAGCGGACATACAAGGTGGAGGTGCACGGCCAGGGCGACCTGACCTACAGCGGCGGCATCCACGGCAAGTTCGCGCTGCACCCACCGGGACGGATCATCCCGTTCATCGCGGAGACCGCCTGCTTCTGA